GTGCTTCCGCAAGTTCCTAAATATTCGTCCTTGTTTGCCGTTTTCCAGGAACCGTTTCGGCAAACATAAGGTGAAAACGAGAATGTCGTGTCCAAGGCAAAGGAATTTTCTTTGTCTGCAGTGCAAAAGCCAAAATGGGCTTCGTAGGTGTTGGCAGTGGACCAAGTGGAATCCTTGCAAATGTATTTGGTGCCGTTGTATGTCGAAATCGTCCCGGCGTTGTTTTTTGTACATGACCCCAGAACGTCATTTTTGGTTGCCGTAGACCACTGGTAATTCTTGCATACATAGGTATAGATGGAATCTGCCGTGGCGAGTTCGCCTGTGCGGGCGGCAGTGCAGAAACCGAACAGGGAGTCGTTGCGGACCGGTTTAATCCATTCGCTGTTCAGGCAAACGTACACTGTGGATTTGTTCACCCGTATGCTGTCCAGTTCCTTGGCGGCGGTACATTCACCCCCCAGTTGGTTTGCCGTGGGCACAATCCATTTCATCAAGGAGTCGCAATAGTACACTTTGTCGTCGTACCACACCGTATCGCCCCGGTTCGCCTTGGAGCAAATCCTGTTGAGTTTTTGCTCCATATCCGTGAACTCTCTTATGGAGTCGGACTTGCATATGTAGATTTTGTCGCCATAAATGAACTTTTGCAGTTCCTGGTTGCTGAGGCAGGTTTTTTGAACGGTATCCCTGATGACGGTCCACTCGTTGCCGGCGCAAAGGTAGGCCTGTCCTGTTTTTTCGACCAGCAAGGAACCTTGGTCACTGGAGCAGGTCTTGGGGATGTCCTTGACCTCCGCGACCGTGGAATCGGCCTTGGCGCATCGCACGCTGTAGAATCCCTTTGTGTCTACGGTTTTTTCTTCGGTGAACTTGGGCGAGGCGAGGTCGTAAGCGATGGTGAAATACCCTTTTTTGCCGCCTGCGGTAACGTAGTACCGCGCCTCGGTGGAGATTCCCGAGCATTTTTTGTCGGCGCCGCAGCTGCCCGCGGGCAAAAGGGAGAATCCCAGAGCGTCGGTGCCGCTTATCCCGCCCCCAGCCCAGACCTTTTTGGTTCGGATCGCTGCCGTCGTCTTGGCAAAGCCAAAAAGCGAGATCCACGCCTCGTAGGTCGCCGGCCTGAACCCGGTGGGGCAGGTGGCCTTGTCCGTTTGGTAGAGCCCGCCATACAGCATGCAGTTGTCTTCCTTGCCGTCGTAGCAGTAACTGTTGGTGTCGGCGCGCAGGTTCTCGGTAAGCCAGGTAAAACCGCCGATTTTCACGGTGCGGTAGTCCTTGCCCGAATTGGGGTCGGCGATGGCCTTGAAGCTAGACGAGGACTCGGGCTCGTCGGAGCCATTCTGCGACGAAGAACTCTTGTCAGCGTCTTTTTCGGCTTCGCTGGAGCTGGAAGTTTTTTTGCTGGACGAGGATTCCTCAGAATCGTCGTAAGAGGACGAACTCTCTTCGAGTTCCTCGAAGTCCTTCTTTAGGTTGGGTCCAAAGTCGTCGTCATCGTCGCCACAGGCGGACAACGACAGCATCATGGTACATGCCAACAACAGCACTCTTTTTTTCATGCTCAACCTCGTCTGTAGGAACCCGTACCCAAATACTTAATTTAATAAAAAAAGACCCTAAAAGGGTCTTTTTTTACGGGATAGACGAGGCTTGAACTCGCAACCTCCGGCGTGACAGGCCGGTGCTCTAACCAAAATTGAGCTACCACCCCAAATCGTCTCCGATTCTCGGTAGTGGGCGATAACGGATTCGAACCGCTGACATTCTGCTTGTAAGGCAGACGCTCTGAACCAACTGAGCTAATCGCCCGAAAGGGGTTACTTGTCCTGTTTTTTGCCGCCAAAGAGGATTCCGAGGGGAATTACCACAACGTAGGCAAGAACCAGGATAAGCGGTGCAACGGTAAGGCTGACCGGATTATCGGCCGGGCCAGTGGCGAGGCAAATAAAACCGATGACGAGCAGCAAAACGCCGATGCCAATAAGAATGAGATTCTTTTTATTCAACATTTAGCCAGTCCTTAAAGTTACGAGGCAAATATACAAAGTTTATGGCCGTTGTCAAGCGAATTTTGGCTTTTTTCAATGAAAAAATTGAAATATCATTTTCAGTTTTTCATTAGCTTCAAGCCAATTCATTCCACATTCCACACTTCACATCGAACATTTACTTTTGTCCGGGGTATTTCACACGAGTGTGATAGGTGCCGTCCAGGCTGTGGAGGAACGCCTTCTCGAGCTTGAACAGTTCGCGGATCGAGAGGTCGCACTCGCTGAACTGCCCTTCGTTAAAGCGCCCCTGGATGGTGTTGTGGATCATTGCGGCGAGACTCTCGGGGTTCTGGTCGCTCATGGAGCGGCTGGTGGCCTCGATAATGTCGGCGAGCATTAAAATGGCGGTTTCCTTGGTTTGGGGCTTGGGGCCCTTGTAGTGGTAGTCCTCTTCGTTCACCGTAGCGCCAGTCTGTTCGGCGAGCTCCTTTGCCTTCACGTAAAAGTACTGGATGAGCGTTGTACCGTGGTGCTCGGTAATGCCTGCCGAGACGAGCTCGGGAATCTTGTAGTCCTTGGCGAGTACGGCACCCTGTTCCACATGGCCCACAATGATCTTTGCCGACTGCTCGGGTTCCAGGCTGTTGTGCGGGTTCACGCCTTGCTTCTGGTTCTCGGTAAAGTACTCGGGGCGCATCGTTTTGCCAATGTCGTGGTAGAGCCCCATCACGCGCACAAGCAGCGAATTCGCGCCAATGCTGTCGGCGACTTTCTCGGCAAGGTTCGAGACCTGGATACTGTGGTGGAAGGTGCCCGGGGCAAGTTCAGAGATACGCTTGAGCGCCGGACGGTTGAAGTCGGACATCTCCATGAGGGTGAGCACGGTGGTGATGGCGAAAATGCGCTCGATCAAGTGGATGATGAGCACGGAGGCAATCGCCGTGCACGTCGTGATGTTGATGGTACCTACGATCATGGTCTGGTAGAAGGGCTCAAGGCCCATGCGGTTACGCAGCAGGAACATCACGCTGATGGCACCCGCCAAGGCGAAAATGCCCACGATGATGCTCCACACGAACTGCACGCGGTAACGCATGCGGGAGAGCGGGGCAATGAGGAGGGCGGTCACGCCAAACACGGCGACCGTCGCCGCCAGGTCGTAGCCGTTCAAAATGCCAAAGATCGCCGCAGAGAACGCAGAGAAGGCGAGCCCAATGCGGTTGTCGTAAAGCACCGTCGCTATCACCGGGGCGAAGGCGAACGGGTAGAGCCACATCATGTCGACGCTGTCGGGAATAATGGTTCCCTCAATGCGGCCGAGGTAGCCCGTGAGGTAGTGCACGCCCCAGAACGCCCCCAGCTGGAGTGCCACGAGCACGATCAGGCTCCACAGTTGCCGCGGCGAACGCAGCATCTTGGAGGATGGCGACATAAAGAAGAAGTAGAACAGGATCGAGATGACAATGAAAAAGATGAGCGCCTGGCCGTAGGGGGCCGTGAGCAGGCGGGAGTTCTCCTCTTTTTGCTGAGCCTGCTGCAGAGCCTCGATCTTTTCGAGAATCTCCTTGGTCACCGGGGCGCCCTGCGTCACGATTTCCATGCCGCGTGGCACCATGCCCTTGATTCGCGTGACCTTGTTGCGGGCGTCCTGCTTGCGCGCTTCGGTCTCTTTCTCGAGGTAGAACACGTTGGGGAGCGTAAACACATAAAGCACTTCGTAAAAGGCGCTCTGCAAGCCCTGTTCGGTGGGGAAGGCGCTCTGCAGCTGGCTAAAGGCTTCTTCGATGCGACGCTGCAGCGGCTGGATTGCGCTTGCTTCCAGCGTGTTCTCTTCGTTGTCCTTGATGAGCGAGACCGTCGGCTTGTTGTAAATGAGCGACTTCACGTTCTGGATGTTGTAGTTGTTGCTGAACAGCTGGACTTCGGTCTCGGTCTTGGCGAGGAGTGTGTTCGAGACGCCCCTTTCGAGCATGCGGTTAAACACTGCCAAAACGGAGTCGCGCGCCTTGGAGTTCTGGCTCAAGGGCTTGATGGCGGTAATGGAGAGGCGCTGTTTTAGGACTTCGTACAGCTTGGACGCCTGGTTCACCTTGCGCGAGACGGTGGTGTCGTACTCGTCGCTGTTGGCGTAGCTGATCTGCCCCTGCAGGGCTCCGTACTGCCCCAGCTTGTGCAAATACTGCTTGAGGTCGTCGCTAATGCGGTTGGTCTCGTCGGCGTTGAACTCAAAAATAGCGCTCACCTTTTCGGCGGCGCGAACGCGTTCCGCCTCAATCTCTTGCTGAGTCTTGGGGATGTCGAAGTTGATGGGCGAGATGATGGTGCGCGTACTGAGCTGGCCCAAGTGCGGGTGCTCGGCCTGCAGGGCGATGTTCTTGTCGGGGAACAGTGCGATAGCCATCGCCGTAATGATAATCCAGCCAATGATAAGGTGGATTTTCTTCTGCTTCTTTTTCATTTCTTCTTGTCCTTTTGCTCATAGGCAAGCAAAATGTCTTTGACCAGGTGGTGGCGCAGCACGTCGGTGGCGGTGAACTCCACCTGCGCAATCCCCTTGATGCCCTTCAATATCTTCATGGCGTGCATAAGGCCCGAAGTCTCCCCCTTGGCGAGGTCGACCTGGCTGGTGTCGCCCGTAATAATAGCTTTACTGTAGGGTCCGAGGCGCGTGAGGAACATCTTCATTTGCGCCATGGTCGTGTTTTGCGCCTCGTCCAAAATGATGAACGCCCTCTTGAGGGTGCGGCCGCGCATGTAGGCGAGGGGGGCGACCTCTATGGCGCCCGCCTCCTCGTAGCGGCGGAGTTTTTCTGCCGGGAGCAGTTCAGAGAGGCTGTCGTGGATGGGGCGCAGGTACGGGGCGATCTTCTCTTTGAGGTCGCCGGGCAAAAAGCCGAGTGACTCGCCGGCCTCGACTGCCGGGCGGACCAGGCAAATGCGTTCGGCCTCGTGGCGTTCGAGGCTTGCTACCGCGAGCGTCACCGCGAGGAAGGTCTTGCCGGTGCCGGCAGGGCCCTTCGCAAAGATGATGTCGTTCTTTTCGACCGCCTTCACCAGTTCGGCCTGGGCGGGGGTCTTGGCAGCGACGGCGATTCCAAAGCGGTTCCTAAAAATG
Above is a genomic segment from Fibrobacter sp. UWP2 containing:
- a CDS encoding FISUMP domain-containing protein; the encoded protein is MKKRVLLLACTMMLSLSACGDDDDDFGPNLKKDFEELEESSSSYDDSEESSSSKKTSSSSEAEKDADKSSSSQNGSDEPESSSSFKAIADPNSGKDYRTVKIGGFTWLTENLRADTNSYCYDGKEDNCMLYGGLYQTDKATCPTGFRPATYEAWISLFGFAKTTAAIRTKKVWAGGGISGTDALGFSLLPAGSCGADKKCSGISTEARYYVTAGGKKGYFTIAYDLASPKFTEEKTVDTKGFYSVRCAKADSTVAEVKDIPKTCSSDQGSLLVEKTGQAYLCAGNEWTVIRDTVQKTCLSNQELQKFIYGDKIYICKSDSIREFTDMEQKLNRICSKANRGDTVWYDDKVYYCDSLMKWIVPTANQLGGECTAAKELDSIRVNKSTVYVCLNSEWIKPVRNDSLFGFCTAARTGELATADSIYTYVCKNYQWSTATKNDVLGSCTKNNAGTISTYNGTKYICKDSTWSTANTYEAHFGFCTADKENSFALDTTFSFSPYVCRNGSWKTANKDEYLGTCGSTNQGETKVYVHTTYVCDSNLSLF
- a CDS encoding PhoH family protein: MSELTRYSISDNLKRIVSGENETVFRLLESRFCVEIQTRLPGLHIRPLKNADMTGVLSVLDQLKMGARNGEVLTANDVERLLGPNAQEYGEAIPDTPIFRNRFGIAVAAKTPAQAELVKAVEKNDIIFAKGPAGTGKTFLAVTLAVASLERHEAERICLVRPAVEAGESLGFLPGDLKEKIAPYLRPIHDSLSELLPAEKLRRYEEAGAIEVAPLAYMRGRTLKRAFIILDEAQNTTMAQMKMFLTRLGPYSKAIITGDTSQVDLAKGETSGLMHAMKILKGIKGIAQVEFTATDVLRHHLVKDILLAYEQKDKKK
- a CDS encoding HD family phosphohydrolase; its protein translation is MKKKQKKIHLIIGWIIITAMAIALFPDKNIALQAEHPHLGQLSTRTIISPINFDIPKTQQEIEAERVRAAEKVSAIFEFNADETNRISDDLKQYLHKLGQYGALQGQISYANSDEYDTTVSRKVNQASKLYEVLKQRLSITAIKPLSQNSKARDSVLAVFNRMLERGVSNTLLAKTETEVQLFSNNYNIQNVKSLIYNKPTVSLIKDNEENTLEASAIQPLQRRIEEAFSQLQSAFPTEQGLQSAFYEVLYVFTLPNVFYLEKETEARKQDARNKVTRIKGMVPRGMEIVTQGAPVTKEILEKIEALQQAQQKEENSRLLTAPYGQALIFFIVISILFYFFFMSPSSKMLRSPRQLWSLIVLVALQLGAFWGVHYLTGYLGRIEGTIIPDSVDMMWLYPFAFAPVIATVLYDNRIGLAFSAFSAAIFGILNGYDLAATVAVFGVTALLIAPLSRMRYRVQFVWSIIVGIFALAGAISVMFLLRNRMGLEPFYQTMIVGTINITTCTAIASVLIIHLIERIFAITTVLTLMEMSDFNRPALKRISELAPGTFHHSIQVSNLAEKVADSIGANSLLVRVMGLYHDIGKTMRPEYFTENQKQGVNPHNSLEPEQSAKIIVGHVEQGAVLAKDYKIPELVSAGITEHHGTTLIQYFYVKAKELAEQTGATVNEEDYHYKGPKPQTKETAILMLADIIEATSRSMSDQNPESLAAMIHNTIQGRFNEGQFSECDLSIRELFKLEKAFLHSLDGTYHTRVKYPGQK